From the genome of Helicobacter pylori, one region includes:
- a CDS encoding 16S rRNA (uracil(1498)-N(3))-methyltransferase, producing MRFVYHPLAKEPVLKIEGESYTHLYRSRRIKSTSRLDLRNLKDGFLYTYEHAEITKKHALLRLVGAQVLEIMAHKKTHLILSVIEIKSIEKILPFLNQLGVSKLSLFYADFSQRNEKIDSAKLERFQKILIHSCEQCGRSALMELEVFSNTKEMLNAYPKASVLDFKGETLLASAGFEKGVIIGPEGGFSEQERGYFKEREIYRIPLDMVLKSESACVFMASVAQV from the coding sequence ATGCGTTTTGTCTATCACCCTTTAGCCAAAGAGCCTGTTTTAAAAATAGAAGGCGAGAGTTATACGCATTTATACCGCTCAAGACGTATCAAAAGCACGAGTCGTTTGGATTTAAGAAACTTAAAAGACGGCTTTTTATATACCTATGAGCATGCAGAAATCACTAAAAAACACGCCCTTTTAAGGCTGGTGGGCGCACAAGTATTAGAGATTATGGCTCATAAAAAAACGCATTTGATTTTAAGCGTGATTGAAATCAAAAGCATTGAAAAAATTCTACCCTTTTTAAATCAGTTAGGCGTGAGCAAGTTGAGTTTATTCTATGCGGATTTTAGCCAGCGTAATGAAAAAATAGATAGCGCCAAATTAGAGCGTTTTCAAAAGATTTTGATTCATTCTTGCGAGCAATGCGGCCGCAGCGCTTTAATGGAATTGGAAGTGTTTTCAAACACTAAAGAGATGCTAAACGCCTACCCAAAGGCGAGTGTTTTGGATTTTAAGGGCGAAACCTTACTTGCAAGCGCGGGTTTTGAAAAAGGCGTTATCATAGGGCCTGAAGGGGGTTTTAGCGAACAAGAAAGAGGGTATTTTAAAGAGCGTGAAATTTATCGCATCCCGTTAGACATGGTGCTAAAATCTGAGAGTGCATGCGTGTTTATGGCGAGTGTCGCGCAAGTTTAG
- the ccsA gene encoding cytochrome c biogenesis protein CcsA, whose protein sequence is MKNLKSLLSFLLASFWVAIPLIALYALACAIATFIENDYGTSASKAIVYNTPWFNFLHAYLLVVLIGTFINSKALERKRYASLFFHSSLILIILGAAITRFFGVEGLMHVRENSTQSSFESADTYLNITLNDTTKLSLKTPLTFYYSKRLRPIHATLDHKPLILEPLEIYKQNAIKKDDAAILVLKATYNGVSRKFNLIKNNRNEGIEESEMFKDDKLSLSFGSAYIELPFQIKLKRFELERYAGSMSPSSYASEVEVLTLDNTLIKPYRIFMNHVLDYEGYRFFQSSYDMDEKGTILSVNKDPGKIPTYLGYAMLILGALWLLLDKNGRFLKLSRFLKSQQAASFLLALILISPFTSSFANETPIEMHGGKSAQIERQNVENSANKEDSKSAILERLKHLREYSKDHLKAFQRLQVQDFDGRIKPLDTISIEYIHKILKKDDFQGLNAMQTLLGIMFFPNDWRSVKMIYTSNKALRKLIGTPLDESRIAFRDVFDSRGYKLKNLVEEVNQKSPNARNELDKDVLKVDERINLVYTLFSAQFLRIFPSDKTTAWLSPVEAINSPNKEISSVATGFLKNIFSAFDDALKTNQWDKVEKTLKDLSIYQQEHAKNLYLPSSKVDSEIFLNHTNFFNSLTLPYIFLGLLLFIVVISSLVKNTIPNIWLTKILYIAILLCALAHSMGLILRWYVSSHSPWSNAYESMLYIAWASVIAGFILRSKLALSASSFLAGIALFVAHLGFMDPQIGHLVPVLKSYWLNIHVSVITASYGFLGLCFVLGILSLVLFILRKQGRFNLDKTILSISAINEMSMILGLFMLTAGNFLGGVWANESWGRYWGWDPKETWALISICVYVLILHLRFLGSQNWPFILASSSVLGFYSVLMTYFGVNYYLSGLHSYAAGDPLPIPTFLYFLVAIPFALVILAYFKRHLSLPKLV, encoded by the coding sequence ATGAAGAATCTCAAAAGCCTGCTTTCTTTTTTGCTGGCTTCTTTTTGGGTCGCTATCCCTTTAATTGCGCTCTATGCCTTAGCGTGCGCGATAGCCACTTTTATAGAAAACGATTACGGCACGAGCGCGAGTAAGGCGATTGTGTATAACACCCCTTGGTTTAATTTCTTGCATGCGTATTTATTGGTGGTTTTAATAGGCACATTCATTAATTCTAAAGCCTTAGAGCGCAAAAGATACGCAAGCCTTTTTTTCCACAGCTCCTTGATTTTAATCATTTTAGGGGCAGCCATCACGCGCTTTTTTGGTGTAGAAGGGCTTATGCATGTGCGAGAAAACAGCACGCAAAGCTCTTTTGAAAGCGCGGACACTTATCTTAATATCACTCTTAATGACACCACTAAACTTTCTTTAAAAACGCCTTTAACCTTTTATTATTCCAAACGATTAAGACCCATTCATGCCACTTTAGATCACAAGCCTTTAATTTTAGAACCCTTAGAGATTTACAAGCAAAACGCCATTAAAAAAGATGACGCTGCTATTTTAGTGTTAAAAGCGACCTATAACGGCGTGAGCCGCAAATTCAATCTTATTAAAAACAACAGGAATGAAGGCATAGAAGAAAGCGAGATGTTTAAAGACGACAAGCTCTCTTTAAGTTTTGGATCCGCTTACATTGAATTGCCTTTTCAAATCAAACTGAAGCGTTTTGAATTAGAGCGCTATGCCGGCTCTATGAGCCCCTCATCTTACGCTTCAGAAGTGGAAGTTTTGACATTAGATAACACCTTAATCAAACCTTATAGGATTTTTATGAACCATGTTTTAGATTATGAAGGCTATCGCTTTTTCCAATCTTCCTATGACATGGATGAAAAAGGCACGATCCTTTCTGTCAATAAAGACCCGGGTAAAATCCCCACTTATTTAGGGTATGCGATGCTTATTTTGGGGGCTTTGTGGTTGCTTTTGGATAAAAACGGGCGTTTTTTAAAGCTTTCACGCTTTTTAAAATCCCAACAAGCCGCTAGTTTCTTGCTCGCTTTAATTTTAATCAGCCCTTTTACTTCCTCGTTCGCTAATGAGACTCCAATTGAGATGCATGGGGGCAAAAGTGCTCAAATAGAACGACAAAATGTAGAAAATTCCGCTAATAAAGAGGATTCTAAAAGCGCGATTTTAGAGCGTTTGAAACACTTAAGAGAGTATTCTAAAGATCATTTGAAAGCCTTTCAAAGGCTTCAAGTCCAGGATTTTGACGGGCGTATCAAACCCCTTGATACCATTAGCATTGAATATATCCATAAGATTTTAAAAAAAGATGATTTTCAAGGGCTAAATGCTATGCAAACGCTTTTAGGGATCATGTTTTTCCCCAATGATTGGCGCAGCGTTAAGATGATTTACACTTCTAATAAAGCCCTAAGAAAGCTTATCGGCACGCCTTTAGATGAGAGCCGTATCGCTTTTAGAGATGTGTTTGATAGCCGTGGGTATAAATTAAAAAATCTTGTTGAAGAAGTCAATCAAAAATCCCCCAATGCACGCAATGAGTTGGATAAAGATGTGTTAAAAGTAGATGAACGAATCAACTTAGTCTATACGCTTTTTAGCGCTCAATTTTTACGCATTTTCCCTAGCGATAAAACCACTGCTTGGCTCTCGCCCGTTGAAGCGATCAACAGTCCTAATAAAGAGATTTCAAGCGTGGCAACGGGGTTTTTAAAAAATATTTTTAGCGCCTTTGATGACGCTTTAAAAACCAATCAATGGGATAAAGTAGAAAAAACTCTAAAAGATTTAAGCATTTACCAACAAGAGCATGCCAAAAACCTCTATTTACCCTCTTCTAAAGTGGATTCTGAAATTTTTTTAAACCACACTAATTTTTTTAACAGCCTGACCTTGCCTTATATCTTTCTTGGGTTATTGCTTTTTATCGTGGTGATCAGTTCTCTTGTTAAAAACACGATTCCAAATATTTGGCTCACTAAAATCCTTTACATTGCTATCTTGCTTTGTGCGCTCGCTCATTCTATGGGGCTCATTTTGCGCTGGTATGTTAGTTCTCATTCGCCTTGGAGCAACGCTTATGAGTCCATGCTTTATATCGCATGGGCTTCTGTTATCGCAGGGTTTATTTTACGCTCCAAACTCGCGCTATCGGCTTCTAGCTTTTTAGCCGGTATCGCGCTCTTTGTGGCCCATTTAGGCTTTATGGACCCTCAAATTGGCCATTTAGTGCCGGTGTTAAAATCCTATTGGCTCAATATCCATGTTTCTGTCATCACCGCTAGTTATGGCTTTTTGGGCTTGTGTTTTGTGCTGGGGATTTTAAGTTTGGTTTTGTTTATTTTGCGCAAACAAGGGCGTTTCAATTTGGACAAAACCATTCTCTCCATTAGCGCTATCAATGAAATGAGCATGATTTTAGGCCTGTTCATGCTCACAGCTGGGAATTTCTTAGGCGGGGTGTGGGCGAATGAATCTTGGGGGCGCTATTGGGGGTGGGACCCTAAAGAAACTTGGGCGTTGATTTCTATTTGCGTCTATGTTTTAATCTTGCATTTGCGTTTTTTAGGCTCTCAAAATTGGCCCTTTATTTTAGCGAGCAGCAGCGTTTTGGGGTTTTATTCGGTTTTAATGACTTATTTTGGCGTGAATTACTACCTTTCTGGCTTGCACAGCTATGCCGCAGGCGATCCCTTGCCTATCCCCACTTTCTTATACTTTTTGGTAGCGATACCTTTTGCTCTCGTGATCTTGGCGTATTTCAAACGCCATTTGAGTTTGCCTAAATTGGTTTAA
- a CDS encoding glycosyltransferase family 10 domain-containing protein, producing the protein MFQPLLDAYTDSTHLDDTTHKPPLNIALANWWPSKNSEKEGFRDFIIHVILKQRYTITLHQNPNEPSDLVFGNALGQARKILSYQNTKRVFYTGENEAPNFNLFDYAIGFDELDFNDRYLRMPLYYAYLHYKAMLVHDTTAPYKLKPDSLYTLTKPSHKFKENHPNLCALIHNESDPLKRGFVSFVASNPNAPIRNAFYDALNSIEPVTGGGSVKNTLGYKVKNKNEFLSQYKFNLCFENSQGYGYVTEKILDAYFSHTIPIYWGSPSVAKDFNPKSFVNVHDFKNFDEAIDHIRYLHAHQNAYLDMLYENPLNTLNGKAGFHQDLSFQKILDFFKTILENDTIYHNPSALYRDLNEPLVSVDDLRVNYDDLRINYDDLRRDHERLLSKATPLLELSQNTSFKIYRKAYQKSLPLLRTIRRWVKK; encoded by the coding sequence ATGTTCCAACCTTTACTAGACGCTTATACAGACAGCACCCATTTAGATGATACAACCCATAAACCCCCATTAAATATAGCCCTAGCCAATTGGTGGCCCTCAAAGAATAGCGAAAAAGAAGGATTCAGAGACTTCATTATTCATGTCATCTTAAAACAACGCTACACAATCACCCTCCACCAAAACCCCAACGAACCTTCAGATCTAGTCTTTGGCAACGCTTTGGGACAAGCCAGAAAAATCTTATCTTATCAAAACACCAAACGAGTGTTTTACACCGGTGAAAATGAAGCGCCTAATTTCAACCTCTTTGATTACGCTATAGGCTTTGATGAATTAGATTTCAACGATCGCTATTTGAGAATGCCTTTGTATTACGCCTATTTGCACTATAAAGCCATGCTTGTTCATGACACCACTGCGCCTTACAAGCTCAAACCTGACAGCCTTTATACTTTAACAAAACCCTCTCATAAATTTAAAGAAAACCACCCTAATTTATGTGCACTAATCCATAACGAGAGCGATCCTTTGAAAAGAGGGTTTGTCAGTTTTGTTGCAAGCAATCCTAACGCTCCCATTAGGAACGCTTTCTATGACGCTTTAAATTCTATTGAGCCAGTTACTGGGGGAGGGAGCGTGAAAAACACTCTAGGCTATAAGGTCAAAAACAAAAACGAGTTTTTAAGCCAATACAAATTCAACCTCTGTTTTGAAAACTCACAAGGCTATGGCTATGTAACCGAAAAAATCCTTGATGCGTATTTTAGCCATACTATCCCTATTTATTGGGGGAGTCCCAGCGTGGCGAAAGATTTTAACCCTAAAAGTTTTGTGAATGTGCATGATTTCAAAAACTTTGATGAAGCCATTGATCATATCAGATACTTGCACGCACACCAAAACGCTTATTTAGACATGCTCTATGAAAACCCTTTGAACACCCTTAACGGGAAAGCTGGTTTTCACCAGGATTTGAGTTTTCAAAAAATCCTAGATTTTTTCAAAACGATTTTAGAAAACGATACGATTTATCACAACCCTTCCGCTCTTTATCGTGATTTAAATGAGCCGTTAGTGTCTGTTGATGATTTGAGAGTTAATTACGATGATTTGAGAATTAATTACGATGATTTGAGAAGAGATCATGAACGCCTCTTATCAAAGGCTACCCCTCTTTTGGAGCTATCCCAGAACACCTCTTTTAAAATCTATCGCAAAGCTTATCAAAAGTCTTTACCCTTGTTGCGCACCATAAGGAGATGGGTTAAAAAATAG
- the gdhA gene encoding NADP-specific glutamate dehydrogenase: MYIEKILQSLQKKYPYQKEFHQAVYEAITSLKPLLDSDKSYEKHAILERLIEPEREIFFRVCWLDDNNQIQINRGCRVEFNSAIGPYKGGLRFHPSVNESVIKFLGFEQVLKNSLTTLAMGGAKGGSDFDPKGKSEHEIMRFCQAFMNELYRHIGATTDVPAGDIGVGEREIGYLFGQYKKLVNRFEGVLTGKGLTYGGSLCRKEATGYGCVYFAEEMLQERNSSLEGKVCSVSGSGNVAIYTIEKLLQIGAKPVTASDSNGMIYDKDGIDLELLKEIKEVRRGRIKEYASEKTNAKYTPIENYPKGGNAVWHVPCFAAFPSATENELSVLDAKTLLSNGCKCVAEGANMPSSNEAIGLFLQAKISYGIGKAANAGGVSVSGLEMAQNASMHPWSFEVVDAKLHHIMKEIYKNVSQTAKEFKDPTNFVLGANIAGFRKVASAMIAQGV, encoded by the coding sequence ATGTATATTGAAAAAATTCTCCAATCTTTACAGAAAAAATACCCCTATCAAAAAGAGTTCCATCAAGCCGTCTATGAAGCTATCACTTCTTTAAAACCCCTTTTAGACAGCGATAAAAGTTATGAAAAGCATGCCATTTTAGAGCGTTTGATTGAGCCTGAAAGGGAGATTTTTTTTAGGGTGTGTTGGCTAGATGATAACAATCAAATCCAAATCAATCGGGGATGTAGGGTTGAATTCAATTCAGCTATTGGTCCTTATAAGGGGGGTTTGAGATTCCACCCTAGCGTGAATGAAAGCGTGATCAAGTTTTTAGGCTTTGAGCAAGTGTTGAAAAATTCGCTCACCACTTTGGCTATGGGGGGCGCTAAGGGGGGGAGCGATTTTGACCCTAAAGGGAAGAGTGAACATGAGATCATGCGTTTTTGCCAGGCGTTCATGAATGAATTATACCGCCATATTGGAGCCACGACTGATGTGCCAGCCGGGGATATTGGAGTGGGTGAAAGAGAGATTGGCTATCTGTTTGGGCAATACAAAAAATTAGTCAATCGTTTTGAGGGCGTATTGACCGGTAAAGGGCTAACTTATGGGGGGAGCTTGTGCAGAAAAGAAGCTACCGGCTATGGGTGCGTGTATTTTGCTGAAGAAATGTTGCAAGAAAGGAACAGCTCTTTAGAGGGTAAGGTTTGTAGCGTTTCTGGGAGCGGTAATGTCGCTATTTATACCATTGAAAAATTGCTTCAAATAGGAGCCAAACCGGTAACTGCGAGCGATTCTAATGGCATGATTTATGATAAAGACGGCATTGATTTAGAGCTTTTGAAAGAGATTAAAGAGGTGCGTCGTGGGAGGATCAAAGAATACGCTTCAGAAAAAACCAATGCGAAATACACCCCCATAGAAAATTACCCCAAAGGGGGGAATGCTGTATGGCATGTGCCTTGTTTTGCGGCTTTTCCTAGTGCGACCGAGAATGAATTGAGCGTTTTAGACGCTAAAACCCTCCTTTCTAACGGGTGCAAATGCGTGGCTGAAGGGGCGAACATGCCCTCAAGCAATGAAGCGATTGGATTGTTTTTACAGGCTAAGATTTCTTATGGCATAGGCAAGGCGGCTAATGCTGGGGGAGTGAGTGTGAGCGGCTTGGAAATGGCGCAAAATGCGAGCATGCACCCTTGGAGTTTTGAAGTGGTGGATGCGAAGTTACACCACATTATGAAAGAGATTTATAAGAATGTCTCTCAAACCGCTAAAGAGTTTAAAGACCCTACTAATTTTGTTTTAGGGGCTAATATCGCCGGCTTTAGAAAAGTAGCGTCTGCGATGATAGCGCAAGGGGTTTGA
- a CDS encoding SoxW family protein — protein MFLIPRFLKKGLGVFLLVLLVFSACKSNNKDKLDENLLSSGSQSSKELNDERDNIDKKSYAGLEDVFSDTKFISPNDKYMLLVFGRNGCSYCERLKKDLKNVKELRNYVKEHFSAYYINISYSKEHNFKVGTKDDEKEIKMSTEELAQIYAVQSTPTIVLSDQTGKTIYELPGYMPSTQFLAVLEFIGGGKYQDTKSDEDFTKKLKAYIKYKTNLSKSKSS, from the coding sequence ATGTTTTTAATCCCTCGTTTTTTAAAAAAAGGCTTAGGCGTTTTTTTACTTGTTTTGTTAGTTTTTAGCGCTTGCAAGTCCAACAATAAGGACAAATTAGATGAAAATCTTTTAAGCTCCGGTTCTCAAAGCTCCAAAGAATTAAATGATGAGCGAGACAACATAGACAAAAAGAGCTATGCTGGTTTAGAAGATGTTTTTTCAGACACCAAGTTTATTAGCCCTAATGATAAATACATGCTTTTAGTTTTTGGCCGTAATGGTTGCTCCTATTGTGAAAGGCTTAAAAAAGATCTCAAAAATGTCAAAGAATTGCGCAACTATGTCAAAGAGCATTTCAGTGCTTATTATATCAATATCAGCTACTCTAAAGAGCATAACTTCAAAGTGGGCACTAAAGATGATGAAAAAGAAATCAAAATGTCTACAGAAGAATTAGCGCAAATTTATGCCGTCCAATCCACTCCTACCATTGTTTTATCGGATCAAACAGGCAAAACCATCTATGAATTGCCCGGCTATATGCCTTCCACGCAATTTTTAGCGGTGTTAGAATTTATCGGCGGTGGGAAGTATCAAGACACGAAAAGCGATGAGGATTTCACTAAAAAATTAAAGGCTTATATCAAGTATAAAACCAACCTTTCTAAAAGCAAGTCTAGCTAG
- a CDS encoding peptide chain release factor N(5)-glutamine methyltransferase has translation MTLSQALNKSKKELSQKGFRGGLESEILLGFVLQKERVFLHAHAYLELNHEEEVRFFELVEKRLDDCPIEYLLKSCDFYGRSFFVNEHVLIPRPETEILVKKALDIISQYHLKEIGEIGIGSACVSVSLALENPKLSIHASDISPKALEVASKNIERFCLKERVFLKKTRLWDGMPTIQMLVSNPPYIARDYPLEKSVLKEPHEALFGGVKGDEILKEIIFLAAGLKIPFLACEMGYDQLKSLKECLEFCGYFAEFYKDLSGFDRGFIGILKSFLR, from the coding sequence ATGACTCTTTCACAAGCCCTAAACAAATCTAAAAAAGAATTATCGCAAAAAGGTTTTAGGGGGGGCTTAGAATCTGAAATTTTATTAGGCTTTGTCTTGCAAAAAGAGAGGGTTTTTTTGCACGCGCATGCCTATTTAGAGTTAAACCACGAAGAAGAGGTGCGTTTTTTTGAATTGGTAGAAAAGCGCTTGGATGACTGCCCCATAGAGTATTTATTAAAAAGCTGTGATTTTTATGGGCGCTCTTTTTTCGTGAATGAGCATGTTTTAATCCCACGGCCTGAAACGGAGATTTTGGTCAAAAAAGCCCTTGATATTATTTCTCAATACCATTTAAAAGAGATAGGCGAAATAGGCATAGGGAGTGCTTGCGTGTCTGTTAGTTTGGCTTTAGAAAACCCTAAACTTTCCATTCATGCGAGCGATATTTCACCAAAAGCTTTAGAAGTGGCGTCCAAAAATATTGAACGCTTTTGTCTAAAAGAGCGTGTTTTTTTAAAAAAAACGCGCCTTTGGGATGGCATGCCAACGATACAAATGCTTGTCTCTAACCCGCCCTATATCGCTAGAGATTATCCTTTGGAAAAATCCGTTCTCAAAGAACCGCATGAAGCCCTTTTTGGGGGGGTTAAAGGCGATGAAATCTTAAAAGAAATCATTTTTTTAGCCGCTGGGTTAAAAATCCCTTTTTTGGCTTGTGAAATGGGGTATGACCAGTTAAAAAGCTTGAAAGAATGCTTGGAGTTTTGCGGTTATTTTGCGGAGTTTTACAAGGATTTGAGCGGCTTTGATAGGGGGTTTATAGGCATTTTAAAAAGTTTTTTAAGATAA
- a CDS encoding M48 family metallopeptidase: MLDIWIDMIICIFYLLFFTTPYIAGDILQLKFIRQKLCEKPVLLPQKDYEEAGNYAIRKMQLSIISQILDGIIFAGWVFFGLTHLEDLMHYLNLSETLGYLVFALLFLAIQSVLSLPISYYTTMHLDKEFGFSKVSLSLFFKDFFKGLLLTLSVGLLLIYTLIMIIEHVEHWEISSFFVVFVFMILANLFYPKIAQLFNQFTPLNNRDLESQIESMMDKVGFKSEGIFVMDASKRDGRLNAYFGGLGKNKRVVLFDTLISKVGTEGLLAILGHELGHFKNKDLLKSLGIMGGLLALVFALIAHLPPLVFEGFNVSQTPASLIAILLLFLPVFSFYAMPLIGFFSRKNEYNADKFGASLSSKEVLAKALVSIVSENKAFPHSHPFYVFLHFTHPPLLERLKALDYEIE, from the coding sequence ATGCTTGACATATGGATAGATATGATAATCTGTATTTTTTATTTGCTTTTTTTTACGACTCCTTACATTGCAGGCGATATTTTGCAATTGAAATTTATCCGTCAAAAGCTCTGCGAGAAGCCTGTTTTACTCCCCCAAAAGGATTATGAAGAAGCGGGAAATTACGCTATTAGAAAAATGCAATTATCCATTATTTCTCAAATTTTAGATGGGATAATCTTTGCTGGTTGGGTCTTTTTTGGTTTGACGCATTTAGAAGATTTGATGCATTATTTAAACCTTTCTGAAACGCTAGGTTACTTGGTGTTTGCCTTGTTGTTTTTAGCGATTCAAAGCGTTTTATCCTTACCCATTAGCTACTACACCACCATGCATTTGGATAAGGAATTTGGCTTTTCTAAGGTGAGCTTATCGTTATTTTTTAAGGATTTTTTCAAAGGGTTATTGCTCACTTTAAGCGTGGGATTGTTGTTGATTTACACTCTTATTATGATCATTGAACATGTGGAACATTGGGAGATTAGCTCGTTTTTTGTCGTGTTTGTTTTTATGATTTTGGCCAATCTTTTTTACCCTAAAATCGCCCAGCTTTTCAACCAATTCACCCCCTTGAATAATAGGGATTTGGAAAGTCAAATTGAAAGCATGATGGATAAAGTGGGTTTTAAATCCGAAGGCATTTTTGTGATGGACGCTAGCAAGAGGGATGGGCGTTTGAATGCGTATTTTGGGGGCTTGGGTAAAAACAAGCGGGTGGTGTTGTTTGACACTTTGATCTCTAAAGTTGGGACAGAAGGGCTTTTAGCCATTTTAGGGCATGAATTAGGGCATTTTAAAAATAAGGATTTGTTGAAAAGTTTAGGGATTATGGGAGGTTTGCTCGCTCTTGTTTTTGCTTTGATCGCTCATTTGCCACCGTTGGTTTTTGAAGGCTTTAATGTCTCACAAACACCAGCGAGTTTGATTGCGATTTTACTCTTGTTTTTGCCGGTATTTTCTTTTTACGCTATGCCTTTGATCGGGTTTTTTAGCCGAAAGAATGAATACAATGCGGACAAGTTTGGAGCGAGTTTAAGCTCTAAAGAGGTTTTAGCCAAAGCGTTAGTGTCTATTGTGAGTGAAAATAAAGCGTTCCCCCATTCGCACCCTTTTTATGTTTTCTTGCATTTCACGCACCCACCGCTATTAGAGCGCTTGAAAGCTTTGGATTATGAAATTGAATGA
- the hemH gene encoding ferrochelatase, translated as MDLINEKLNNLENNATKSPKEAVVLLNMGGPNSLYEVGVFLKNMFDDPFILTIKNHFMRKMVGKMIVNSRIEKSKKIYEKLGGKSPLTPITFALTERLNKLDPSRFYTYAMRYTPPYASMVLQDLALKEVESLVFFSMYPQYSSTTTLSSFNDAFNALKSLETFRPKVQVIERFYASKKLNEIILNTILSTLNNRKSQDFVLIFSVHGLPKSIIDAGDTYQQECEHHVSLLKELVQQKNIPFKEVLLSYQSKLGPMKWLEPSTEELIEKHRKSHIIIYPLAFTIDNSETLYELDMQYRLMAERLAVKEYLVCPCLNDSIEFAKFIIELVKNLKDG; from the coding sequence ATGGATTTAATCAATGAAAAGCTTAATAATTTAGAAAATAACGCCACAAAATCCCCTAAAGAAGCGGTCGTTCTTTTGAACATGGGAGGGCCTAACAGCCTTTATGAAGTGGGGGTGTTTTTAAAAAACATGTTTGATGACCCCTTTATCCTTACGATTAAAAACCATTTTATGCGTAAAATGGTGGGTAAAATGATCGTCAATAGCCGCATAGAAAAATCCAAAAAAATCTATGAGAAATTAGGAGGCAAATCCCCTTTAACGCCTATCACATTCGCCCTTACGGAGCGTTTGAACAAATTAGATCCTTCCCGTTTTTACACTTATGCGATGCGTTATACCCCTCCTTATGCGTCTATGGTCTTGCAAGATTTAGCCTTAAAAGAGGTAGAAAGCTTGGTGTTTTTTTCCATGTACCCGCAATATTCTAGCACCACCACCCTTTCTAGTTTCAATGACGCTTTTAACGCCCTCAAATCTTTAGAAACTTTCCGCCCTAAGGTGCAAGTAATTGAGCGTTTTTATGCCAGCAAAAAGCTTAATGAAATCATTTTAAACACGATTTTAAGTACCCTAAACAACCGCAAAAGCCAGGATTTTGTCTTAATCTTTTCCGTCCATGGCTTACCGAAAAGCATTATTGATGCAGGCGATACTTACCAGCAAGAATGCGAACATCATGTGAGCTTGTTAAAAGAGTTGGTGCAACAAAAAAATATCCCTTTTAAAGAAGTCTTACTCTCTTATCAATCCAAACTAGGGCCTATGAAATGGCTAGAGCCAAGCACTGAAGAATTGATAGAAAAGCACCGTAAGTCTCATATTATTATCTATCCTTTGGCTTTCACGATTGATAATTCTGAAACGCTCTATGAATTAGACATGCAATACCGCTTGATGGCAGAGCGCTTGGCGGTTAAAGAATATCTGGTTTGCCCATGCTTAAACGATTCCATAGAGTTTGCAAAATTCATTATTGAATTGGTTAAAAATCTTAAAGACGGATGA